In one Cloacibacillus sp. An23 genomic region, the following are encoded:
- a CDS encoding diacylglycerol kinase gives MEQWKNGNLFNKTLYSLNGLRVSFMTEKAVRNEFLTSAGFVAIAFFFDCDPDDVFLVFLASLAPVVVELINTAVERRIDTNDGPAFREDVRIQKDTLSAAVFLSLFIAYGLCVKIIFF, from the coding sequence TTGGAGCAGTGGAAGAACGGAAACCTATTCAACAAAACGCTGTACTCGCTTAACGGGCTGCGCGTTTCTTTTATGACGGAGAAGGCCGTGCGCAATGAGTTTCTGACGTCGGCCGGGTTCGTCGCGATTGCTTTCTTTTTTGACTGCGATCCGGACGACGTTTTTCTTGTTTTTCTGGCCTCCCTCGCCCCAGTCGTCGTCGAACTCATAAACACGGCGGTCGAGCGGCGCATCGACACGAACGACGGCCCCGCTTTCCGCGAGGATGTGCGTATTCAAAAGGATACGCTCTCAGCGGCGGTTTTTCTAAGCCTCTTTATAGCATACGGACTTTGCGTCAAGATCATTTTCTTTTAG